A window from Mycobacterium botniense encodes these proteins:
- a CDS encoding GTP-binding protein, whose translation MAYVHSDRRGPTSTKIVIAGGFGVGKTTFVGAVSEIMPLRTEAMVTDASVGVDMLDATPNKRTTTVAMDFGRITLDEDLVLYLFGTPGQRRFWFMWDDLVRGAIGAVILVDCRRLQDSFAAVDFFEHRNLPFLVAVNEFDGAPRYPVAEVREALALPEHIPIITIDARDRRSATDALIAISEYALESLATAPPRR comes from the coding sequence GTGGCCTACGTGCACTCTGACAGGCGTGGTCCGACCTCGACGAAGATTGTCATCGCGGGCGGCTTCGGTGTCGGGAAGACGACTTTCGTCGGTGCGGTTTCCGAGATCATGCCGTTGCGCACCGAGGCGATGGTCACCGACGCCTCCGTCGGCGTCGACATGCTGGACGCCACCCCGAACAAACGGACCACCACGGTGGCCATGGACTTCGGGCGGATCACGTTAGACGAGGACTTGGTGCTGTACCTGTTCGGCACGCCGGGCCAGCGCCGCTTCTGGTTCATGTGGGACGATTTGGTGCGCGGCGCTATTGGCGCGGTCATCCTGGTCGACTGCCGGCGCCTGCAAGACAGCTTCGCCGCGGTCGACTTCTTTGAGCACCGCAACCTGCCGTTTTTGGTCGCCGTCAATGAATTCGACGGCGCCCCGCGATATCCGGTTGCCGAGGTGCGCGAAGCGCTGGCGCTGCCCGAGCACATCCCAATCATCACCATCGACGCGAGAGACCGCAGGTCTGCCACCGACGCGCTGATCGCGATCAGCGAATATGCGCTGGAAAGCCTTGCCACCGCCCCGCCGCGCCGCTGA
- a CDS encoding DUF742 domain-containing protein: MGKHDPPEAGHEASLVRPYTLTAGRTTTSVDLPLEAPVQTLQSALFHRWPPDDMRGKIIQLCVHSPSVAEISARLDVPLGVARVLVGDLVTSGYLRVQPTLTDRSSRDERRELIGRTLRGLRAL; the protein is encoded by the coding sequence ATGGGCAAACACGATCCCCCCGAAGCCGGACATGAGGCCAGCCTGGTCCGCCCCTACACGCTGACCGCGGGACGGACGACGACCAGCGTCGATCTTCCCCTGGAAGCTCCGGTGCAAACGCTGCAGTCGGCACTGTTTCACCGCTGGCCCCCCGACGATATGCGCGGCAAGATCATCCAACTGTGTGTCCACAGTCCCTCGGTCGCGGAGATCTCGGCCCGTCTGGACGTTCCGCTGGGTGTGGCGCGGGTCTTGGTCGGTGATCTGGTCACGTCTGGTTATCTTCGGGTGCAGCCGACGTTGACCGACCGCTCCAGCCGCGACGAACGTCGTGAACTTATCGGAAGGACACTGCGTGGCCTACGTGCACTCTGA
- a CDS encoding serine protease inhibitor yields MSYPSSDNSLDWLVSNFVRDVPGVSHAVLVSVDGLLIAASEHLPPERADQLAAVASGLASLATGAAQLFEGGQVLQSVIEMQNGYLLLMGVGDGSQLATLAATSCDIGQIGYEMAILVERVGSIVQSSRRAPSPS; encoded by the coding sequence ATGAGCTACCCGTCGTCTGACAACTCGCTGGACTGGCTGGTGTCCAATTTCGTGCGCGACGTACCTGGGGTGTCACATGCGGTTCTGGTGTCGGTCGACGGGCTGCTGATCGCCGCCAGTGAGCACCTGCCGCCCGAACGAGCTGACCAGCTGGCCGCGGTGGCGTCCGGGCTGGCCAGTCTCGCGACGGGCGCTGCGCAACTTTTCGAGGGCGGGCAGGTGCTGCAGTCGGTGATCGAGATGCAGAACGGCTATCTGCTGTTGATGGGGGTCGGCGACGGTTCACAGCTGGCGACGCTGGCCGCGACGTCATGTGATATCGGTCAGATCGGCTACGAGATGGCCATCCTGGTCGAACGGGTGGGCAGTATTGTGCAGTCGTCCCGGCGGGCACCGTCACCTTCGTGA
- a CDS encoding sensor histidine kinase, which produces MTMFARPAEKVAAVPDEKSNIPEAGAAKRPPSWSLGNWPVRWKVVAIALIPLLLSMVFGGMRIYSAVADAGKLRLAADRAAVVPAITKYMSALDVALLAYSTGGDPEGAKKNYEARKHELQTRLAETDVAPDVRTGLNTVLNGAQALLDKVAANSIGLRDRVTTYAPLLMTAQNAITGSVRVDTERIRAEAQGLSRAVGARGQMMMQQLLITRGADLPEPELRFAMMTLAGTEPSTLFALGEVLGVGSPQAKTLQQQMVDRMAIMSDPATVLVNNPLLLRSIQTTDSIADKVIKDTTASLATSVRDQAAARRDAAIRDTVLVVAALVTALVVVFLVARSLIQPLRVLRDSALKVAHHDLEREIAQVRSGDERLPEPLPVYTTEEIGQVAHAVDELHTQALLLAGDEARLRLLVNEMFETMSRRNRSLVDQQLALIDRLERNEDDPERLDSLFRLDHLAARMRRNGANLLVLAGAQISREQREPMPLSAVVNAAASEVEDYRRVETVRLPGCTVTGAAVGDVVHLLAELIDNALRYSPPTSPVHISAVRRQDGGVLLQIVDAGLGMTDGDRRVANMRLRAGGEVIPDNARHMGLFVVGRLADKHGLRVRLRGSAANQPGSGTTAEVYLPPAVLAERPTDSRGIPRAPVAYTATVEQQTRSPDAPPATTSASASPSASERNGSHPPLTVLPRREPGSSGITDIPVRPTAAGHSVERPRHRRELPKPWWEKPTEHPAEKAAPQQVSDTSEFFSARSRVGGTTAPLPQDAEKTAARSGDAAAADCEHTFPPPPPQSSAEDLIYQRMLSEYLVDPHELARSADLDWKSVWDRGWSAAAEAENVPVQTHTDHGLPVREPGARLVPGTAASEPAPPAGLNGTAQHRAEQKPADQLASNGGFRADSQPQHAARVRDPDAVRASMSSHFGGVRAGRSHARETKQGPDQQ; this is translated from the coding sequence GTGACGATGTTTGCTCGCCCGGCTGAGAAGGTCGCGGCGGTACCGGACGAAAAATCGAATATCCCAGAAGCCGGGGCCGCTAAACGCCCGCCGAGCTGGTCGCTGGGCAACTGGCCGGTGCGGTGGAAAGTGGTTGCGATCGCGTTGATTCCGCTGCTGCTGTCGATGGTGTTCGGCGGGATGCGCATCTACAGCGCGGTCGCCGACGCCGGCAAGCTGCGGCTGGCCGCGGACCGTGCCGCGGTGGTCCCGGCGATCACCAAATACATGTCGGCGCTGGACGTCGCTTTGCTGGCGTACTCCACCGGTGGTGATCCCGAGGGTGCGAAGAAAAACTACGAAGCCCGCAAACATGAGCTGCAAACCCGGCTGGCGGAAACCGATGTCGCCCCCGATGTTCGCACCGGGTTGAACACGGTGTTGAACGGTGCTCAGGCCCTGCTGGACAAGGTCGCCGCGAACAGCATCGGTTTGCGGGACCGGGTGACCACCTATGCACCGCTGTTGATGACCGCGCAGAACGCGATCACCGGCTCGGTACGTGTCGACACCGAGCGGATCCGCGCCGAGGCGCAGGGTTTGAGCCGCGCGGTCGGCGCGCGCGGGCAGATGATGATGCAGCAACTCCTGATCACCCGCGGTGCGGACCTTCCCGAGCCGGAGCTGCGTTTTGCGATGATGACCCTGGCGGGCACCGAGCCGTCGACGCTGTTCGCGCTCGGCGAAGTGCTCGGCGTCGGCTCGCCCCAGGCCAAGACGCTGCAACAGCAGATGGTGGACCGGATGGCGATCATGTCCGACCCGGCCACTGTGCTGGTCAACAACCCCCTGCTGCTGCGCTCAATACAAACCACCGACTCGATCGCCGACAAGGTCATCAAAGACACCACGGCCTCGTTGGCCACCTCGGTCCGCGACCAGGCGGCAGCTCGGCGTGACGCTGCCATCCGCGACACCGTCCTGGTGGTGGCCGCCCTCGTGACCGCGCTGGTTGTCGTGTTCCTCGTCGCGCGATCACTGATCCAGCCGCTGCGAGTGCTCCGCGACAGCGCGCTCAAGGTCGCCCACCACGACCTCGAGCGCGAGATCGCCCAGGTGCGCTCCGGCGACGAGCGGCTTCCCGAACCGCTACCGGTGTACACCACCGAGGAAATCGGCCAGGTGGCGCATGCCGTCGACGAGCTGCACACCCAGGCGCTGCTGCTGGCCGGTGACGAAGCACGGTTGCGGCTTTTGGTCAACGAGATGTTCGAGACCATGTCGCGGCGAAACCGCTCCTTGGTCGACCAGCAACTGGCGCTGATCGACCGGTTGGAGCGCAACGAAGACGATCCGGAACGGCTCGACAGCCTGTTCCGGCTCGACCACCTGGCTGCCCGGATGCGCCGCAACGGCGCCAACCTGCTGGTACTGGCCGGTGCGCAGATATCGCGTGAGCAGCGCGAACCGATGCCGCTGTCGGCGGTAGTCAACGCCGCGGCGTCCGAGGTGGAAGATTATCGCCGGGTCGAAACCGTGCGGCTACCCGGCTGCACCGTCACCGGCGCCGCGGTGGGTGACGTTGTCCATCTTCTCGCGGAGTTGATCGACAACGCGCTGCGTTATTCGCCGCCGACTTCGCCGGTGCATATCTCGGCGGTCCGCCGCCAGGATGGGGGTGTCCTGCTGCAGATCGTCGACGCCGGGCTGGGTATGACCGACGGCGACCGGCGCGTGGCCAATATGCGGCTGCGCGCCGGCGGTGAGGTCATCCCCGACAACGCGCGTCATATGGGCCTTTTTGTGGTCGGCCGGCTCGCCGACAAGCACGGCCTGCGGGTGCGGCTGCGTGGTTCGGCGGCCAACCAGCCCGGGTCCGGGACGACAGCCGAGGTCTATCTGCCCCCGGCCGTCCTCGCCGAACGCCCCACCGACAGCCGCGGCATCCCGCGGGCACCCGTGGCCTACACCGCGACGGTCGAGCAGCAGACACGTTCGCCCGACGCGCCGCCGGCGACAACATCCGCTTCCGCGTCCCCGTCCGCGTCGGAGCGTAACGGGTCGCACCCGCCGCTCACGGTGTTACCGCGCCGTGAGCCGGGGTCCAGCGGTATCACCGACATTCCGGTCCGGCCCACGGCAGCCGGTCACTCAGTTGAGCGGCCGCGGCACCGCCGTGAGCTCCCGAAGCCGTGGTGGGAAAAGCCGACCGAACACCCGGCGGAAAAGGCGGCCCCCCAACAGGTTTCGGATACATCCGAATTTTTCTCGGCCCGGTCACGAGTCGGCGGCACGACAGCTCCGCTGCCTCAGGATGCTGAGAAGACCGCTGCCCGCTCCGGTGACGCGGCGGCCGCAGACTGCGAGCACACCTTCCCACCCCCGCCGCCGCAATCCTCCGCCGAGGACCTGATCTACCAGCGGATGCTCTCCGAATACCTGGTCGATCCGCACGAACTGGCCCGAAGCGCTGACCTGGACTGGAAATCGGTGTGGGATCGCGGCTGGTCGGCGGCGGCCGAAGCCGAAAACGTTCCCGTGCAGACCCACACCGACCACGGTCTGCCGGTGCGCGAGCCCGGTGCCCGGCTGGTGCCCGGCACGGCCGCATCGGAGCCCGCGCCGCCGGCCGGCCTCAACGGGACCGCGCAGCACCGGGCCGAGCAGAAACCAGCGGACCAGCTAGCATCGAACGGCGGATTTCGCGCCGACAGCCAGCCCCAGCACGCGGCGCGGGTACGCGACCCTGATGCGGTGCGCGCCTCCATGAGCAGTCATTTCGGCGGCGTGCGTGCGGGCCGGTCGCATGCCCGCGAGACGAAACAAGGACCCGATCAGCAATGA